A single genomic interval of Alcaligenes sp. SDU_A2 harbors:
- a CDS encoding tripartite tricarboxylate transporter substrate binding protein BugD, protein MTVAVKKLVLGLTTALASMGVAQAATFPEHSINMVVPFAAGGPTDNVARALGEAMRPALGQPIVIENKGGAGGSIGTAQVARAKPDGYNILLMHIGFSTAPSLYKKPGYDAINGMAPIGLVVDVPMTIIAREDFPPNNIQELVQYLKEHKDSVSLANAGIGAASHLCGTMLTQALGVDLLTVPYKGTAPAIADLMGKQVDVMCDQTTNTTQQIKSGKVKVYAVTSKQRVPTLPDVPTMQESGFKDFEVGIWHGMWAPKGTPQPVVDTLVKALQAGLANDEFQKRMATLGATVLTQDANPAALQAKVEQQVPQWGALFKKVGVEPQ, encoded by the coding sequence ATGACTGTTGCAGTCAAGAAGCTGGTACTGGGCCTGACCACGGCTCTAGCGAGCATGGGCGTCGCGCAGGCGGCCACCTTCCCCGAGCATTCCATCAATATGGTCGTACCTTTTGCGGCCGGCGGCCCTACCGACAACGTGGCCCGCGCACTGGGTGAAGCCATGCGTCCAGCGCTTGGGCAGCCTATCGTCATCGAGAACAAAGGCGGCGCGGGCGGGTCCATCGGCACGGCACAAGTGGCGCGCGCCAAGCCGGACGGCTACAACATCCTATTGATGCACATCGGCTTTTCGACTGCTCCTTCGCTGTACAAAAAACCGGGCTATGACGCCATCAATGGCATGGCCCCTATCGGTCTGGTCGTCGATGTCCCCATGACCATCATCGCCCGCGAAGACTTCCCGCCCAACAATATCCAGGAATTGGTTCAGTACCTGAAAGAACATAAAGATTCAGTCTCGCTGGCCAATGCCGGGATCGGAGCCGCCAGCCATCTGTGCGGCACAATGCTGACCCAAGCTCTGGGCGTGGATTTGCTGACTGTGCCCTACAAAGGCACAGCACCCGCGATTGCCGATCTGATGGGCAAACAGGTTGATGTCATGTGCGACCAAACCACCAATACCACCCAGCAAATCAAATCCGGCAAGGTCAAGGTATACGCCGTCACCAGCAAGCAGCGCGTACCCACGCTGCCCGATGTGCCCACCATGCAGGAATCGGGTTTCAAAGACTTTGAAGTCGGTATCTGGCACGGTATGTGGGCCCCCAAAGGCACACCCCAGCCCGTGGTCGACACGCTGGTCAAAGCCCTGCAGGCCGGCCTGGCCAATGACGAGTTTCAGAAACGCATGGCCACGCTGGGGGCGACCGTCTTGACCCAGGATGCCAACCCCGCTGCTTTGCAAGCAAAAGTCGAACAACAAGTGCCGCAATGGGGGGCATTGTTCAAGAAAGTGGGCGTAGAGCCCCAATAA
- a CDS encoding arylmalonate decarboxylase, with the protein MNTRNTPNERPLLGLIVPPAAGLVPPEGPQMYPQVDFIAQGLALASVDKEGYDGVIDQVVEAARKLAGRGAQAISLMGTSLSFYRGSAFNDSLVEHLRQATGLPCTTMSHAILRGLRTSGITRVAVASSYIADVNQRLVRFLAENQIDAVCDHGLGVTEVSAMAQISTQELVDLCLKTWDMAQGQAQGLLLSCGGLVSLDAVRRVEDKLGVTVVSSSPAGFWDLVATAGLDLHPQEAGRLARERQTV; encoded by the coding sequence ATGAACACACGCAACACGCCAAACGAACGCCCTCTGCTGGGCTTGATCGTCCCCCCGGCCGCCGGACTGGTGCCCCCCGAGGGCCCACAGATGTACCCACAGGTGGACTTCATCGCCCAGGGCCTGGCCCTGGCCTCGGTCGACAAAGAAGGCTATGACGGGGTCATCGACCAGGTCGTGGAAGCCGCCCGCAAACTGGCAGGGCGGGGCGCGCAAGCGATCTCGCTGATGGGCACCTCGCTCAGCTTTTATCGCGGCTCGGCCTTTAACGACAGTCTGGTCGAGCATCTGCGCCAGGCGACCGGGCTGCCTTGCACCACCATGAGTCACGCCATCTTGCGCGGCCTGCGCACCAGCGGCATTACCCGCGTGGCAGTGGCCTCGTCCTACATTGCCGATGTCAACCAGCGGCTGGTGCGTTTTCTGGCCGAAAACCAGATCGACGCCGTCTGCGACCATGGCCTGGGCGTCACCGAGGTCAGCGCCATGGCGCAGATCAGCACCCAGGAATTGGTGGACCTGTGCCTGAAAACCTGGGACATGGCACAAGGACAGGCACAAGGTCTGCTGCTATCTTGCGGCGGCCTGGTGTCGTTGGATGCCGTGCGTCGTGTCGAAGACAAGCTGGGCGTTACCGTCGTCTCCAGCTCGCCCGCCGGGTTCTGGGATCTGGTGGCCACTGCCGGCCTGGACCTGCATCCCCAGGAAGCAGGGCGTCTGGCACGCGAACGGCAGACGGTCTAA
- a CDS encoding DMT family transporter translates to MNDERKPLDALAVGAMLILCLIWSLQQIVLKATSGDMAPVLQIGLRSGAAAVLVTLMVLLRSRRLAISAGAWKPGLLAGLLFAAEYLLVGESLRLTSAAHVVVFLYTAPVFAALGLHLLLPAERLAWGQWLGIGLAAAGIAVAFLRPGESAGDDVSRMLLGDMMALGAGALWGLTTVVIRCTRLSVTPPSEALLYQLLSAFVLLVSAAFLMGQAQVRWTGALAASLLFQSVIVAFLSFLVWFWLLRHYQASRLGVFSFATPLFGVLLGAFLLQEAIEPRFVMGAILVLCGITLVSTYGWLHQWLTRQR, encoded by the coding sequence ATGAACGACGAACGTAAGCCTTTGGACGCGCTGGCCGTGGGGGCCATGTTGATCTTGTGCTTGATCTGGAGTCTGCAGCAGATTGTGCTCAAGGCGACAAGCGGTGATATGGCCCCTGTTCTGCAGATCGGGTTGCGTTCTGGTGCGGCGGCAGTTTTGGTGACCCTGATGGTGTTGCTGCGTTCGCGTCGTTTGGCGATCTCTGCGGGTGCCTGGAAACCCGGTTTGCTGGCCGGACTGTTGTTTGCTGCCGAATACTTGCTGGTTGGTGAGAGCTTGCGCCTGACTTCGGCGGCCCACGTGGTGGTATTTCTGTATACCGCTCCGGTTTTTGCCGCTTTGGGCTTGCACCTGTTATTGCCTGCCGAACGGCTGGCATGGGGGCAGTGGCTGGGCATAGGCTTGGCGGCCGCCGGCATTGCCGTGGCCTTTCTGCGGCCTGGCGAATCGGCCGGGGACGACGTGAGCCGTATGTTGTTGGGCGATATGATGGCTCTGGGCGCGGGGGCCTTATGGGGCCTGACCACTGTGGTGATCCGTTGCACCCGATTGTCCGTGACTCCCCCTTCCGAGGCCTTGCTGTACCAATTGCTGAGTGCTTTTGTGCTGTTGGTATCTGCTGCCTTTTTGATGGGTCAGGCGCAGGTGCGCTGGACGGGGGCGCTGGCTGCCAGCTTGTTGTTTCAGTCGGTGATCGTGGCTTTTCTGAGTTTTTTGGTCTGGTTTTGGTTGTTGCGCCACTATCAGGCGTCACGCCTGGGGGTGTTTTCTTTCGCCACACCGCTGTTTGGCGTGTTGTTAGGGGCATTTCTGTTGCAGGAAGCCATAGAGCCCCGCTTTGTGATGGGGGCGATTCTGGTTTTATGCGGCATCACCTTGGTCAGTACCTACGGCTGGTTGCATCAATGGTTGACGCGTCAGCGTTGA
- a CDS encoding helix-turn-helix domain-containing protein, translating into MADFTVRTAEQLPLLLQAFRKQAGLTQAAVALRLGITQQTLSALERNADKVSADRLLALLSILGVELVLRQTSDSPAAPPSTGPNW; encoded by the coding sequence ATGGCCGATTTCACTGTGCGCACCGCGGAGCAACTTCCGCTACTGCTCCAAGCGTTTCGCAAACAAGCAGGTCTAACCCAGGCCGCTGTGGCACTACGCCTGGGTATTACCCAACAGACGCTCTCTGCCTTAGAGCGCAACGCCGACAAAGTCAGTGCTGACCGCCTCTTGGCCCTGTTAAGCATCTTGGGCGTAGAGCTGGTACTGCGTCAGACCAGCGACTCCCCCGCAGCACCACCGTCCACGGGTCCGAACTGGTAA
- a CDS encoding CobW family GTP-binding protein, with protein MPSVVSTLSIPVTVLTGFLGSGKTTLLNRCLQEAAMADTLVIINEFGQTALDHFLVAHSQENIVQEMGNGCLCCTMRRDLTQTLRDITWRFSRQGQRQFKRVLIETTGLANPAPIIHTLLGEPQLAGKYQLDGLVTVVDLEHALSTLDKHDEARRQVAVADLLLLSKRDCVSAEQERAVRARLDQMNPWAQRHVLSAGQALAPWLLGLGGQQGQWRAWLEQALDGQHHDGDHDHDHDHDHDHDHDHDHDHDHELDVSRHGRDIQALSVVLPSPLSEQQLRSWLAAFGDWAGERLLRLKGVVNVQGCVQPQVVHAVQHRVYPWQVLPQWPWADRQGRLVVITRGLPRQSIWDRLGELDPAVRSAG; from the coding sequence ATGCCTTCCGTTGTTTCGACTTTATCCATTCCGGTCACGGTATTGACCGGCTTTCTGGGCAGTGGCAAGACGACGCTGCTCAATCGCTGCCTGCAGGAAGCGGCGATGGCCGATACGCTGGTCATTATTAATGAATTTGGCCAGACGGCGCTGGACCATTTTTTGGTGGCGCACAGTCAGGAAAACATTGTTCAGGAAATGGGTAATGGTTGCCTGTGTTGCACGATGCGGCGCGATCTGACGCAGACGCTGCGCGATATTACCTGGCGGTTTTCGCGTCAGGGTCAGCGTCAGTTCAAGCGCGTCCTGATCGAGACGACTGGCTTGGCGAACCCTGCCCCTATTATCCATACCTTGCTGGGCGAGCCGCAGTTGGCCGGCAAGTATCAATTGGACGGTTTGGTCACGGTAGTGGATCTGGAACATGCCTTGAGCACGTTGGACAAGCATGATGAAGCGCGTCGGCAGGTGGCGGTGGCGGACCTGTTGCTGCTGAGTAAGCGTGATTGTGTATCGGCCGAGCAGGAACGGGCCGTGCGTGCGCGTCTGGACCAGATGAACCCTTGGGCGCAGCGCCATGTGTTGTCTGCGGGTCAGGCGCTGGCACCGTGGCTGCTGGGTTTGGGTGGGCAGCAGGGGCAGTGGCGTGCCTGGCTTGAGCAGGCTCTTGACGGCCAGCATCATGATGGCGACCACGACCACGACCACGACCACGACCACGACCACGACCACGACCACGACCACGACCACGACCATGAGCTGGACGTGAGCCGTCATGGTCGCGACATACAGGCGCTAAGTGTGGTTTTGCCCAGTCCGCTGTCCGAGCAGCAATTGCGGTCGTGGCTGGCGGCATTTGGCGACTGGGCAGGGGAACGATTGTTGCGCCTGAAAGGGGTCGTGAATGTGCAGGGCTGTGTTCAACCGCAGGTGGTGCATGCTGTGCAGCATCGTGTTTATCCGTGGCAGGTTTTGCCGCAATGGCCTTGGGCAGACCGGCAAGGCCGTTTGGTGGTGATTACGCGTGGCTTGCCCCGCCAGAGCATCTGGGACCGCTTGGGTGAGCTGGACCCCGCTGTGCGGTCTGCTGGATAA
- a CDS encoding GntR family transcriptional regulator: MALSNTDRVRVELEHRIANGDLPPGSAIDEALLCTFFRVSRTPVREALLQLAATGQVRIAPRAGIFVTQHTIAELEEMLETLALLEGACTQLAAYRISNAQIRELGRLQKRGAAALHKQDLPDYATYNAELHALVHSIAGNSFMVQQIEHLRRLTNPYRHRHLDQENRMEQSWHEHQALTQALAERDGQAAMQAAAGHVLSGAESLRRVAQAHPEKWEFDKRERYSWLNAHLNPLSALFMRH, translated from the coding sequence ATGGCACTGAGCAATACCGACCGGGTCCGGGTTGAACTGGAACACCGCATCGCCAACGGCGATCTGCCCCCGGGCAGCGCCATTGACGAAGCATTGCTGTGCACCTTCTTTCGCGTCTCGCGCACGCCGGTACGGGAAGCCTTGCTGCAATTGGCGGCGACCGGCCAGGTACGCATCGCGCCGCGCGCCGGCATCTTCGTCACCCAGCACACCATTGCCGAACTGGAAGAAATGCTGGAGACATTGGCCCTGCTGGAAGGGGCATGCACGCAATTGGCGGCCTATCGCATCAGCAATGCCCAGATACGCGAACTGGGCCGACTGCAAAAACGCGGCGCGGCTGCTCTGCACAAGCAGGATCTGCCCGACTACGCCACTTACAACGCCGAGCTGCATGCCTTGGTGCATAGCATCGCCGGCAACAGCTTCATGGTGCAGCAGATCGAACACCTGCGCCGCCTGACCAACCCCTACCGGCACCGCCACCTGGATCAGGAAAACCGCATGGAACAGTCCTGGCACGAACATCAGGCGCTGACCCAGGCCTTGGCCGAACGCGATGGCCAGGCCGCCATGCAAGCGGCAGCCGGACACGTACTCTCGGGTGCCGAGTCCCTGCGCCGGGTCGCCCAGGCGCATCCCGAAAAATGGGAATTCGACAAACGCGAACGCTACAGCTGGCTGAACGCGCATCTCAACCCGCTATCGGCCTTATTCATGCGGCACTAA
- a CDS encoding class I SAM-dependent methyltransferase — MTIDLHEANRLSWNAATIAHNSHKGDQAAFFRSGGTTLFPEELDLLGDIAGKELLHLQCNAGQDSLSLAQRGARVTGVDISDEAIDFAKRLSAEALIPAQFERADLFTWFEQARQQHRTFDRVFASYGTICWLSDIDTWARGIASVLKPGGQFSFIEFHPFALVFDEEWKPRYGYFKDGPIIESGVGDYVAQSGDTLAVDTYHTGTENFTNPHPSYEFSWGIGEVVSALVRAGLTLDRLVEYPYMNGWRAFEPMRELDGDRLAPPETMPNLPLMYGIAAHK, encoded by the coding sequence ATGACCATCGATCTGCACGAAGCCAACCGCTTGTCCTGGAACGCCGCCACCATTGCGCACAACAGCCACAAAGGCGACCAAGCCGCTTTTTTCCGCAGCGGCGGCACCACACTGTTTCCGGAAGAACTGGATCTGCTAGGCGACATTGCAGGCAAAGAACTGCTACATCTGCAATGCAATGCAGGCCAGGACAGTCTTAGCCTGGCGCAGCGGGGAGCACGGGTCACGGGGGTCGATATCTCCGACGAAGCCATCGACTTTGCCAAACGCCTGTCGGCTGAGGCCCTTATTCCAGCGCAATTCGAGCGCGCCGACCTGTTCACCTGGTTCGAGCAGGCCCGGCAGCAGCACAGAACTTTTGATCGGGTCTTTGCCTCCTACGGCACCATTTGCTGGCTCTCCGACATCGATACCTGGGCACGAGGCATCGCCTCGGTGCTCAAACCCGGTGGCCAATTTTCCTTTATCGAATTTCATCCCTTCGCCCTGGTGTTTGACGAAGAGTGGAAGCCCCGCTACGGATACTTCAAAGACGGCCCCATCATAGAATCCGGAGTCGGCGATTATGTTGCCCAGTCCGGCGACACTCTGGCCGTCGATACCTACCACACCGGCACCGAAAACTTCACCAACCCGCACCCCTCGTATGAGTTCAGCTGGGGGATCGGAGAAGTCGTATCGGCTTTAGTACGCGCAGGTCTGACCCTGGACCGGCTGGTCGAATACCCATACATGAATGGGTGGCGTGCGTTCGAGCCTATGCGCGAACTTGATGGCGACCGGCTGGCCCCCCCTGAAACCATGCCGAACCTGCCACTGATGTACGGAATTGCCGCCCACAAATAA
- the rsuA gene encoding 16S rRNA pseudouridine(516) synthase RsuA: MRLDKFLGESTDLSRTEARKVLKSGEITVNGEVVDKGTYVVQEGDVVRWDDEPLALIGLRYIMLNKPAGYECSLKNSAYPSVMMLLDVDKRERLHTVGRLDVDTTGLILITDDGQWTHRIISPRHQCDKVYVATLAEPLPANAEAVFQAGILLHGEDKPTLPAMLERVDERTARLTIQEGKYHQVKRMFAYLGNRVLTLHRERIGSLVLDDSLEPGESRYLTPAEVQELAAQS; encoded by the coding sequence ATGCGTCTGGACAAGTTTCTTGGTGAAAGCACTGACCTGAGTCGTACCGAGGCACGTAAAGTGCTTAAGAGTGGCGAAATCACGGTCAATGGAGAGGTTGTTGATAAGGGCACCTACGTCGTGCAAGAAGGTGATGTCGTGCGCTGGGACGATGAGCCTTTGGCTCTGATCGGCTTGCGCTACATCATGCTGAATAAGCCGGCCGGTTACGAATGCAGCCTTAAAAACAGCGCTTATCCGTCGGTCATGATGCTGCTTGATGTCGATAAGCGCGAGCGTCTGCATACTGTTGGTCGACTGGATGTGGATACCACGGGCTTGATCTTGATTACCGATGACGGCCAATGGACGCATCGCATTATTTCTCCCCGCCATCAGTGCGATAAGGTCTATGTGGCGACCTTGGCAGAGCCCCTGCCCGCGAATGCAGAAGCCGTCTTTCAAGCAGGCATCTTGTTGCATGGCGAAGACAAACCGACCTTGCCGGCGATGCTGGAGCGGGTGGATGAGCGCACGGCGCGGTTAACCATTCAGGAAGGGAAATACCATCAGGTCAAACGCATGTTTGCCTATTTAGGGAATCGGGTTCTGACCTTGCATCGCGAACGCATTGGTTCTCTGGTTCTGGACGATAGCCTGGAGCCAGGCGAGTCACGTTATTTGACCCCGGCTGAAGTGCAAGAGTTGGCGGCGCAAAGTTAA
- a CDS encoding GNAT family N-acetyltransferase, with the protein MLNIEYPEYGSAQPVLAELAADHIELAGILDGTIDGDVWVDRQDRPQFAVVSSGDTFYVACHVDGDAAQAVRDLIPDWAYVYVQEPWGQRLPQIWSNPFAIPHPRVRFGLPSVAALSVPPALPAGVEIAPIDRALLARPLDNLDVLHESIESWRSEETFFDAAIGFCAVRGGQIVSHCLTDSVVGQRCEVGVSTDPAFRGLGLGRYLAWATVEQCMRRGLQEIEWHCHTSNKGSRAIARSIGLVEQQQYTAYSCRLPAENAGDLEPARCLELAHHFEQAGGHIPWCYFYAAGARALIGDREGALRNIGLLIDGGWEGQAQWLDEFWALQTLQGDASFQALLALQRERQAQQ; encoded by the coding sequence ATGCTGAATATCGAGTACCCGGAATACGGGTCGGCCCAGCCTGTTTTGGCGGAACTTGCCGCCGACCATATTGAGCTTGCTGGGATTTTGGATGGAACGATTGATGGAGATGTTTGGGTTGACCGTCAGGACAGGCCACAGTTCGCTGTTGTTTCCAGTGGTGATACCTTTTATGTGGCCTGCCATGTGGATGGCGATGCGGCGCAGGCAGTCCGGGATCTGATCCCGGACTGGGCTTATGTGTACGTTCAGGAACCCTGGGGGCAGCGTTTGCCGCAGATCTGGTCCAACCCTTTTGCGATACCGCATCCGCGGGTTCGTTTTGGGCTGCCGTCGGTGGCAGCGTTGTCAGTTCCCCCGGCGCTGCCTGCAGGGGTCGAGATAGCGCCTATTGATCGCGCCCTGTTGGCCCGGCCGTTGGACAATCTGGATGTTTTGCACGAATCCATCGAGAGCTGGCGCTCAGAGGAGACGTTTTTTGACGCGGCGATTGGTTTTTGCGCCGTGCGCGGCGGACAGATCGTCAGCCATTGCCTAACAGACAGCGTCGTTGGGCAGCGTTGCGAGGTGGGCGTGTCTACCGACCCGGCATTTAGAGGTTTGGGGCTTGGACGGTACCTGGCTTGGGCAACCGTTGAACAATGTATGCGTCGTGGTCTGCAGGAAATTGAATGGCATTGCCATACCTCGAATAAAGGATCGCGGGCGATTGCGCGTTCGATTGGTCTGGTTGAGCAGCAGCAGTACACGGCATATAGCTGCCGTTTGCCTGCAGAGAATGCCGGTGATCTGGAGCCTGCCCGTTGCCTGGAATTGGCGCACCATTTCGAGCAGGCTGGCGGGCATATCCCGTGGTGCTATTTTTATGCGGCGGGCGCACGGGCCTTGATCGGCGACAGAGAGGGGGCCCTGCGTAACATCGGGCTGCTGATCGACGGCGGCTGGGAGGGCCAGGCCCAGTGGCTGGATGAATTCTGGGCCTTGCAGACGTTGCAGGGGGATGCGTCGTTCCAGGCCTTGCTGGCACTGCAGCGGGAGCGGCAAGCGCAGCAGTGA
- a CDS encoding Bug family tripartite tricarboxylate transporter substrate binding protein, translated as MTTRRFTRRVLAALALTIAPLTLQAAEPLRLVVGFAPGGGVDTLARVTAQALGKELNRTVIVENKSGAGGTIAADYVAKAQPDGNTVLFADTSLLVAPYIYPALRYDLQRDFTTAGMVGQSDLALAVPGNSPVKTVAELVQAIRKAPPQTETFASVGVGSLHHLGGELFALKTQTELVHVPYRGGAPASQALAAGEVSMSFASLASSIGLANSGRIRLLATLSERRFPGMPDLPAVSETIPGYSVTPSLFLLAPKNVDPAFIQTLSAALEKSMAAKDVQDAFLAQGSVAGYQSPQATQQWLGEEAARWANVIKDAKLTFKQ; from the coding sequence ATGACAACACGCCGTTTCACACGGCGGGTGCTGGCTGCGCTCGCCCTGACCATTGCCCCTCTGACTCTACAGGCAGCCGAACCCTTGCGCCTGGTCGTCGGCTTTGCGCCCGGTGGCGGGGTAGATACGCTGGCACGAGTCACCGCGCAAGCGCTGGGCAAGGAGCTGAACCGCACGGTCATCGTCGAGAACAAATCCGGCGCGGGCGGCACCATTGCCGCCGACTATGTCGCCAAGGCTCAACCCGATGGCAATACCGTGCTGTTTGCCGACACCTCGCTCCTGGTCGCGCCCTACATCTATCCGGCGCTGCGCTACGATCTGCAGCGCGATTTCACCACGGCAGGCATGGTAGGGCAGTCCGACCTAGCCCTGGCCGTACCCGGCAACAGCCCGGTCAAAACAGTGGCCGAACTGGTCCAGGCCATACGCAAGGCTCCCCCACAAACCGAAACATTTGCGTCCGTGGGCGTGGGTTCATTGCACCACCTGGGCGGCGAGCTGTTCGCCCTTAAAACCCAGACCGAGCTGGTACACGTACCCTATCGCGGCGGCGCACCCGCCAGCCAGGCCCTGGCCGCCGGCGAAGTCTCCATGTCATTTGCCAGCCTGGCCTCGTCCATTGGTCTGGCCAACTCGGGGCGCATCCGCCTGTTGGCCACCTTGTCCGAACGCCGCTTTCCCGGCATGCCTGATCTGCCCGCCGTCTCCGAAACCATCCCCGGCTACAGCGTCACCCCTTCGCTGTTCTTGCTGGCCCCCAAAAACGTAGACCCGGCATTCATCCAGACTTTAAGTGCAGCACTGGAAAAAAGCATGGCCGCCAAAGACGTACAAGACGCCTTTTTGGCGCAGGGCTCGGTCGCTGGCTACCAAAGTCCACAAGCCACGCAACAATGGCTGGGCGAGGAAGCCGCCCGCTGGGCCAACGTCATCAAAGACGCCAAGCTGACTTTCAAACAATGA
- a CDS encoding IS3 family transposase (programmed frameshift) yields the protein MKKQNKFSPEVRERAVRMVQEHRGEYPSLWATIESIAPKIGCVPQTLNEWVRKHEIDSGVRDGVTGAERERLKELERENKELRKANEILKLASGFFRPGGARPPIEVIRRFIDEHRETYGVEPLCKVLQIAPSGYRRYAAQQRNPQLLCARAKRDALLTPQIYRVWEQNMKVYGADKVWRQLHREQQEGARCTVERLMRRLGIQGARRGKSVRTTVPDTSAPCPLDHVNRQFKADRPNQLWVSDFTYVSTWQGWLYVAFVIDVFARRIVGWRVSSSMQTDFVLDALEQALYERQPEQTDGLVHHSDRGAQYVSIRYTERLAEAGIEPSVGSRGDSYDNALAETLNGLYKAEVIHRRDPWKTKASVELATLEWVSWFNHHRLLAPIGYIPPAEAEEN from the exons ATGAAGAAACAGAACAAGTTTTCACCCGAGGTACGTGAGCGTGCTGTGCGCATGGTGCAGGAGCACCGTGGTGAGTATCCGTCGTTGTGGGCAACCATCGAATCGATTGCCCCCAAGATTGGCTGTGTGCCACAAACCTTGAACGAATGGGTGCGCAAGCACGAGATTGATTCCGGTGTGCGTGATGGGGTGACCGGTGCCGAGCGGGAACGTCTCAAGGAACTCGAACGCGAGAACAAGGAGCTGCGCAAGGCCAATGAGATTCTGAAGCTGGCGAGCG GCTTTTTTCGCCCAGGCGGAGCTCGACCGCCGATTGAGGTAATCCGGCGGTTTATTGACGAGCATCGGGAAACGTACGGGGTCGAGCCGCTTTGCAAGGTCTTGCAGATTGCCCCGTCGGGTTATCGACGTTATGCCGCACAACAACGGAATCCGCAACTGCTGTGTGCTCGCGCCAAGCGAGACGCATTGCTGACGCCCCAGATTTACCGCGTCTGGGAGCAGAACATGAAGGTCTACGGTGCTGACAAGGTCTGGCGTCAGCTTCACCGCGAGCAGCAAGAGGGGGCACGTTGTACGGTCGAACGACTGATGCGACGCCTTGGTATCCAGGGTGCCCGTCGCGGCAAATCGGTACGCACCACCGTACCCGACACGTCAGCGCCATGCCCACTGGACCACGTGAATCGGCAGTTCAAGGCCGACCGGCCCAATCAGTTGTGGGTGTCGGACTTCACGTACGTGTCGACCTGGCAAGGCTGGTTGTATGTGGCCTTCGTAATTGACGTATTTGCCCGTCGTATCGTGGGCTGGCGCGTCAGCAGTTCCATGCAGACCGACTTCGTGCTCGATGCCTTGGAGCAGGCGCTGTATGAGCGTCAGCCAGAGCAAACCGACGGCTTGGTCCACCACAGCGACCGGGGAGCTCAATACGTCTCTATCCGCTACACAGAGCGCCTCGCCGAAGCCGGCATTGAGCCCTCTGTGGGCAGTCGTGGAGACAGCTATGACAATGCCTTAGCGGAAACCCTCAACGGGCTATACAAGGCCGAGGTCATTCACCGTCGAGATCCCTGGAAAACCAAGGCATCGGTGGAACTGGCCACGCTGGAATGGGTATCCTGGTTTAATCATCACCGCCTGTTGGCACCCATCGGGTATATTCCCCCTGCGGAAGCCGAAGAAAATTAG